CGGCCATCGGCCACGCCGAACAGGGGAACCGGCAGGCGGCCATCCGGTCTCTCGGATACGCCGAAGAGGCCCTAGGTAAAGCCGAGTTGCAGCCACGGCCGGGCTGGGTGGCCTTCTACGGGCCTGCGGAGCTTCACGCCCTGGCCGCGATCGTCCGAGAACAGCTCGACGAACCGGCACACGCTGAGGCCGCCTCACACCGGGCTCTGGCCGCTCTACCGAAGGAGTACCGGCGCAACCGCGCGATGGCCACCGTGCATCTCGCGCTCGCGCAGCTCCACCAGGGCGACGCTGAGCAGGCGTGCACCACCACGGAAGACGTGTTCGAGCTGATGACCGGCAGCCAACTTCCCGGCCGCCTGCGTGTCCTGCTCGGGGACTTCTATCGCGATCTGCTCACCCTCGCGCCCGCGGCTCACGTTGCGCGAGAGTGGGGCGACCGATACCGATCCGAATGGAGCACCGCGTGACCTCGGCAGTCGACTTCCGCCACTTCTCCCATGCCGATCTCCCCGAAATCCGGCAGACCCTCTTGGACGTGCACGCCGACGCATACGCCGACCGCATCCACGAGGAGTTCGTGCAGCGCTTCCCCTGGTTCGTGGACCACTGGGGCGGGCGCGAGGGGTTCGCGTGCGTGATCGCTTACGCGGGCGGGGAAGCGGTCGGCTTCACCTACGGCTCACCGTCCGAGCCGGGCCGGGAATGGTGGCGCGAGTATCTCGACCACGCGCCGGCGGACCCCTCCACCTTCGCTGTGTCGGAACTGATGCTGCGGCCGAAGTGGCGCAAGCAGGGCTTGGGCGAGCGCCTGCACTCGGCCCTACTCGACGAACGGCCCGAGGCCCTGGCCGTGCTCACCGTCGACACCAAGCGGCCGAAGCTGCAAGCGCTGTACGAGGGATGGGGTTACCGAAAGGTCGGCGAGCGTCAGCCGTTCCCCGACTCCCCGCTGTATGCGGTCATGCTCCGCAACCTGCGCTGACCGGCGTATCGTTGTGTCACGGGCCCCTGGTGATTTGAGCACTGGGGGCCCGCCATCGTTGCCGGCCCGCACCAGCCCCGCTATTCGCTCTGCTCATCTTCTATGAGCTGGGGACATTTGGAGTTGCGTCGTGGCGTGTGCGCCGGGAGCATCCGCCGTCCTAAAGTGGGAGTCGGCCGCCTTGCGTCGGCCCGACTCCGAGCCGTATCGCGCCCACGCCGCGAACGGCGATGAGGACAAGGGGCACCGCCTCACGCGCTGACATCTGCCTGTCCGTGGCCGAGTGCCCGCGGCGGGGATGCGTGGGATCGCCGCCGTCCCCGGGACTCGGGAGAGACCGTGACCACCGACAAGCAGTTCAAGAAGGACGCCCGCGAACTCGCCGACACCGAAGGCATCTCGTATACCGCTGCCCGCCGGCGCCTGGCCACCGCAACCGCCGAGGTTCCCCAAGACCGTGCCGCCATGATGGCCGGACTGGTCGCCCGCAGCCGCGGCACGTTCACCGCCGAGGAGGTCGCCGACCGGCTGGAGCGCGGCGGCCAGGAGTACGCCGAGTACCTCAAGGACGGTCGGGAGGCCGCGATCGAGGCCCTCGAATACGCCCTGGAGCACGGGGTGGATGCCGTTGATGACGAGCTGGCCGCCGTCGCCGTCAGCAAGGGGATGCCGATCACTACGGACGACCTGACCGAGGCTCTGCGTCGAGTCCGCGACCACAGTCTTGTCATCGACGACGGTTCGTCGGTCGCCGAGACCGCCTACTGGGTCGCGGACCGCTATTGGATGCACCGCTGGAACAACGCGCTGGACCGGGCAGGCATCGGGGAGTACGGCACGGTCGTCGGACCGAACGTGTACCGGCGGTTCGCGCTCCACGAGTGGCTGTCACCCGGCCACGCCTCCGGAAGCGTGCCTGGACTGTACTGACCATCAGGGAGGCGGGCGCCTTCATCTGTACAGGCTGGTCAGATGCCTCAGTTCTCATTGAGCGCCTAGGAATATCCCGATGAGGGCTCCGCCAAGTAGGAACGGGGCGAAGGGAATACTGGTCGTGCGGCTGGCGCGGCGAGCAAGGATGAGGCCGACACCGTACAGCGCGCCGAGCAGGAACCCAGCGAGGCTGCCGACGAGGACGATGGCCCAGCCATACCAGCCCAGGACGGCGCCCAGCCCGATCGCGAGCTTCACATCACCGAAGCCGATGCCTTTGGGACTGATCAGGAAGAGAGCGAAGTAGCCGACCGCGAGTACGACGGAGCCGAGCAGCGCGGTCGTCCAGCGCCCCTCGGTGCCTGGCAGCAGCGTGGTCACGGCGAGCAGGGTGAGCGCAGCCGTGGCGAGCGGCAGGGTCAGGACGTCCGGCAGTCGGTGTGCCGCAAGGTCGACGGTTGCGAGCAGAACACCGATGGGTACGAGCAGGAGCCAGACGCCAAGTTCGGGCCGGATACCGGTGGCACTGGCGAGTGTGGCGCAGACAAGGGCTGTGACCGCGGCGAGGATCGGGGCGTTCGGGCCGTACGGGGTTCCGTCGGCACACCGGGCTCGCCCGATCCATCCCCGTCCGAGGCCAGTGATCGGGTGCCCGGCTGGACACGCTGCCCGCCACCGCTCGTCCGGAGCGACGGAGAACCGGTACGCCGCTCTGGGGATGAGCAGGCCTGTGCCGCCGCCCCACAGGGCAGCCGCAGCAATGATCAGCAACTGTTCCACCGAGCGGACCCTAGTACCCGCACCCGCCGCCCCCTCCCCGAGGCCCGGCGGGGGCCGTCACGGGTGTCTGTCCCCTCCCCCCGCCGGGCCTGTTCAGTGTGGCCTGCCGGGCTTCTCACCTCATGCACTCCGGCTCATGATCGCGTCGAAGACGCGATCCGTCTCGGCTTCCATTTCGACGTCGAGACGGCGGTTAAGGTCGCGGATGGTGTCGTATGCGGTGCGTACACCGTCTCGGTTGCCTGCCGCGCCTTCGAGGAGCATCCAGTCCTGATAGAGGATTTCAGCGCTGTCGTCGACGTCGATGCCGATGCGTACGGCGCGGCGTGCTGCCTCGATGTCGGGGCGGGGGGCGGTGCGGTGCCAGGTGGACAGGGTGTGGGCGACGTCGACGATGCGGACGAGCATTTCCTGGATGCGGGTGGCCGCCCAGGTGGGGTCGGTGCTGGCGAAGGGGCGTCCGCGGACGAGTGCGAGGGCGGCCTCCAGGTCGGCGATGCCGGTGGTGGGGCCCTTCTTCAGCCCGCGCTCGGCGAGCTGGGTAAAGCGGGTCCAGTCGCAGCGGACCTTGGGTGACAGGCGGTAGGTACCGGTGCGGTCGCGGGGCAGGTAGAGGTTGCCGTCCGCGTCGTTGCCCAGGCGGTTGCGCAGTTCGGAGATGCGGGTCTGCAGCGTGGTCTTGCTCCAAGGGTTGCGCGGGTCCATGGCCTCGCGGGCGGTGTCCGTGCTGCAGCCGGGCTTGAAGTACAGCAGCGCGGCGAGCAGGGAGATTCGCAGGCCGTGACCGGAGGCCTCGATGCCGGTGACGCTAACGGGGCCGAGGACCTGGATCTCGGGGGTGTGCAGGTCGATGGCGTCGGTCGACTCCTCCTCGGATTCCGCGGTGTCGGAGGCCTCGCCGACGTCTGCCGCGGCCAGGGCGGGGGCGTCACCAATGTCTGCGGGGTGGGCTGGCGGGGGCACCGGTGCCAGGACGCGCACGGAGGCGGGGGGCGTGATGCCGGTCAGCGCGGTGAAGGGTGCGTCCGGTACGGCGGTTGGCGATGCGAGGTACGGCGGGGCGGGCGGGCTGGTTGGCTCGGCCGGTTCGTCGAGACCGACGGGCGGGACGAGTTGCCAGGGGCCCTCGGCGGGGCGGGCCGGCTCGTCGGCGGTCTGCAGGACCTCAAGAAACTCGCGGTACTCCTCGTCGGTCATGTACTGCACGATCAGGTCGCTGTCCAGGACGTCGAGGTGCTGGGGCGTGTCGGAGCCGACTTCCAGGCGTACGGCGTCGGGGAAGGCCTCGCTGGCGCCCTCGGCGGGCAGCACCAGGGCGACCGGCAGGTGCCGGGCCGCAGTGAGCGCGTCGGCGAGGAGGCGGGCCTCGTCCGGTGTCGTGGTCTCTGCGGCGCAGATCAGCATCCACGGCAGCGGATCCGGCTGCTCGTCGCCTTCTGCGGGGGCGTGCTGATGGTGGGTGAGGAGCAGGTCACCCAGGTCGCTTTGGGCCGCCCGAAGATTTGGCACGGTGCGCAGGCGTCCCTTGGGCAGTCGTGCGGGCAGTTCGGTGTCCAGGCCGACGGTGAGGATTTCGGCGTGGTCGGACCAGGTGCTGGTGGCCGCGTCCAGGGCGATGACGCGGGCGGTATCGCGGACGGCGGTTGCGTCACCGTCGAGGAGCAGCACGCGTACGGTGGTGAGGTTGAGGAGCAGGTGGCTGCCGTCGTCGGGGTGGGTGCCGAGGGTGACCAGGCCGGGGTAAGGGGCCGGGATGTCACGGGCCTGGTCGGCGTCGAGGAGGGACTGCCCCATATCCAGCGTCCAGCGCCCATCGGTGGCCTCGGTGAACGGGATCGGGGGCTGGGTCTCCGGAGCGGGGTCGTGGTCGATGAGCAGGTCGACGGCGCGGGAGGTGGCCCGGGCGCCGCGGATGGCGGGCAGCGGGCGGCCTTGCTCGGCGGCGTGATGGGCCAGGGTGCGCAGCGCGGCGTCCAGGAGGTCGATGGCCTCCGGCTCGGCGCCCGCCTCCAGGACCTGTTCCAGACGGCCCGGCTCTTCCGGCAGGGCGATCGTCTCGCCCGG
This window of the Streptomyces sp. V4I8 genome carries:
- a CDS encoding A24 family peptidase — protein: MEQLLIIAAAALWGGGTGLLIPRAAYRFSVAPDERWRAACPAGHPITGLGRGWIGRARCADGTPYGPNAPILAAVTALVCATLASATGIRPELGVWLLLVPIGVLLATVDLAAHRLPDVLTLPLATAALTLLAVTTLLPGTEGRWTTALLGSVVLAVGYFALFLISPKGIGFGDVKLAIGLGAVLGWYGWAIVLVGSLAGFLLGALYGVGLILARRASRTTSIPFAPFLLGGALIGIFLGAQ
- a CDS encoding N-acetyltransferase family protein, translating into MEHRVTSAVDFRHFSHADLPEIRQTLLDVHADAYADRIHEEFVQRFPWFVDHWGGREGFACVIAYAGGEAVGFTYGSPSEPGREWWREYLDHAPADPSTFAVSELMLRPKWRKQGLGERLHSALLDERPEALAVLTVDTKRPKLQALYEGWGYRKVGERQPFPDSPLYAVMLRNLR
- a CDS encoding LysM peptidoglycan-binding domain-containing protein, with the protein product MSKTRSRSTAPTRRGSLRLLRALASAIVLCALVGGLPWLLWEATTAIWDSGSDAFTHLLTRQDTGSAFMLALCIVGWISWASFVLSLLLEIPAQLRGRSAPRLPGLSVSQRTAATLVSGILLLFTTSTALASAATPAQAIPTVSASHTPGHASQTSAPPADQTASPTAARATTADPAQQTYTVRDTRPAESLWSIAEDLYGEGALYTKIADANEGRRMVDGTVFHANAPIQPGWVLRVPDVPTTGLSTQTDHAQPADAATSYTVRPGDTMWGIAEEEMGDGSKYTEIFEENRGDPQPGGTALTDPDEIHPGLKLDIPHATAPSDQPDGRTDSGETPSHSDERADTDHDQADDTAPDAGDTGAAPRESARPDDQAATPATPTPHATEHDQGEQAPPAASPTPEAKKPSATPSASASAQPSTPAPSASTTPDTATPAPEATGEADEAPVGVGEAAGIGLLLAGSLIAAVGVKRLLQRRRRRPGETIALPEEPGRLEQVLEAGAEPEAIDLLDAALRTLAHHAAEQGRPLPAIRGARATSRAVDLLIDHDPAPETQPPIPFTEATDGRWTLDMGQSLLDADQARDIPAPYPGLVTLGTHPDDGSHLLLNLTTVRVLLLDGDATAVRDTARVIALDAATSTWSDHAEILTVGLDTELPARLPKGRLRTVPNLRAAQSDLGDLLLTHHQHAPAEGDEQPDPLPWMLICAAETTTPDEARLLADALTAARHLPVALVLPAEGASEAFPDAVRLEVGSDTPQHLDVLDSDLIVQYMTDEEYREFLEVLQTADEPARPAEGPWQLVPPVGLDEPAEPTSPPAPPYLASPTAVPDAPFTALTGITPPASVRVLAPVPPPAHPADIGDAPALAAADVGEASDTAESEEESTDAIDLHTPEIQVLGPVSVTGIEASGHGLRISLLAALLYFKPGCSTDTAREAMDPRNPWSKTTLQTRISELRNRLGNDADGNLYLPRDRTGTYRLSPKVRCDWTRFTQLAERGLKKGPTTGIADLEAALALVRGRPFASTDPTWAATRIQEMLVRIVDVAHTLSTWHRTAPRPDIEAARRAVRIGIDVDDSAEILYQDWMLLEGAAGNRDGVRTAYDTIRDLNRRLDVEMEAETDRVFDAIMSRSA